Proteins co-encoded in one Lacerta agilis isolate rLacAgi1 chromosome 6, rLacAgi1.pri, whole genome shotgun sequence genomic window:
- the MYBPH gene encoding myosin-binding protein H gives MSEQEAAPAAPQEAAPSEEPASAPAEPTPAAPGPDVAAAAAAVETPAPPAAQSAPPAAPAKKKPKEGTPGAPLNLTVDDVNDNSVTLTWDAPEVVGHSGLDGYVVEHCKDGTTDWVAANTKPFLSTRYIIRDLTSGDKLLVRVKAVKGDGVSEPAVLDQPLLIREVLEQPKIRLPRYLRDLYMKTVGDVLNLMIPFRGKPKPQVTWTKDGQPLDPKRMHLRNSERDSVLFIRQLQRNDSGKYEISVKILDELEDKATINLQVIERPGPPENLKLVDVWGFNVALEWSPPKDNGNADLKGYTVQKADKKTGQWFTVMEHYNRTNCTVSDLIIGNSYSFRVFSENPCGLSEKPAVSKDVAHIKKSAITYKAEKYNSKDLSEPPKFTQPLTDRTTTRGYSTQLVCSVRGFPKPKVIWMKNQMEIREDPRYLALMNQGICSLEIRKPNPFDGGVYTCKAVNPLGEASVDCKLNVTVPE, from the exons ATGTCCGAGCAAGAGGCGGCCCCGGCGGCCCCACAGGAGGCCGCTCCCTCCGAAGAGCCGGCATCGGCTCCAGCAGAACCGACTCCAGCAGCTCCCGGACCGgacgtagcagcagcagcagcagccgtcgAGACTCCGGCTCCCCCGGCGGCCCAAAGCGCCCCGCCGGCAGCTCCAGCTAAAAAGAAGCCCAAAGAAG GCACTCCCGGCGCACCATTAAATCTAACAGTGGACGATGTGAACGACAATTCTGTGACTCTGACGTGGGATGCCCCAGAGGTTGTGGGCCATTCTGGCCTGGATGGATATGTGGTGGAGCACTGCAAAGACGGAA CTACAGACTGGGTGGCCGCCAACACGAAGCCCTTCCTTTCCACCCGTTACATAATTCGCGATCTAACATCTGGAGATAAACTTCTCGTTCGTGTGAAGGCTGTGAAAGGTGATGGAGTTAGTGAGCCAGCCGTCCTGGACCAGCCACTCCTCATCAGAGAGGTTCTTG AGCAGCCCAAGATCCGACTGCCACGCTATTTGAGGGACTTGTACATGAAGACTGTGGGCGATGTGTTGAACCTGATGATTCCTTTTCGG GGAAAGCCAAAGCCACAGGTGACCTGGACCAAAGATGGCCAGCCTCTGGATCCCAAGCGAATGCATTTGCGCAACAGTGAGAGGGACTCCGTCCTATTCATCCGTCAATTACAGCGCAATGATTCTGGAAAATATGAAATAAGTGTTAAGATCTTAGATGAACTAGAAGACAAGGCCACCATTAATCTCCAGGTGATTG AGAGACCAGGCCCTCCTGAGAACCTGAAGCTGGTGGATGTATGGGGCTTTAACGTGGCACTGGAGTGGAGCCCACCCAAAGATAATGGCAATGCTGATCTCAAAGGGTACACAGTCcaaaaagcagacaagaagaCTGGG CAATGGTTCACAGTTATGGAGCACTACAACCGCACCAACTGCACCGTCTCCGATCTCATAATTGGCAACAGCTACTCCTTCCGAGTCTTCTCGGAGAACCCCTGCGGCCTCAGCGAGAAGCCTGCTGTCTCCAAGGACGTGGCTCACATCAAAAAATCAG caatcACATACAAAGCAGAGAAGTACAATAGCAAGGATCTTTCTGAACCTCCAAAATTCACCCAACCTCTCACCGACAGAACTACCACCCGGGGCTACAGTACCCAGCTTGTCTGTAGTGTCCGGGGCTTCCCAAAG CCCAAAGTGATCTGGATGAAAAACCAGATGGAAATTCGAGAAGACCCCAGATATTTAGCCCTCATGAACCAAGGTATTTGCTCTCTAGAAATCCGCAAGCCCAACCCCTTCGATGGTGGTGTCTATACCTGCAAGGCCGTGAACCCTTTGGGGGAAGCCTCTGTAGACTGCAAGCTGAACGTAACAG TCCCAGAATGA